DNA sequence from the candidate division WOR-3 bacterium genome:
CGGTGACGATTACATTCGCGTCGCTCTTTGCCGCCCGGAAAGCGAGCGACAGGACTTCTTCCATTTTCCCGGATGCGTATATGATCTTCTCATAGCGATATCTTTCCCTGAGGGTATCCTTCAGTTCCTCGTTCTCTCGTTTCAATGCCAGTGTTTCCAGGGCATTCTTCATGGAGAGCAGGAGTTCTTCGATGTCCACGGGTTTGGTGAGATAGTGGAAAGCGCCATTCTTCATCGCGGTCACTGCATCACGGACGTTGGCGAAAGCGGTGACAATTATGACCGGGATCATTGGATTTATCTTCCTGATTTTTGTGAGAACTTCGATGCCGGGTATGTCGGGCAGACGTTGGTCGAGCAAGACGATGTCAAAACTACCCTGCTCAAACTTGGTAACGGCTTCTTCTCCGCTTTCCGCTTCCTGGACCGTATAGTCTTTTCTTTCGAGCGCTCGTCTCAGGAGTATTCGCTGATTCTTTTCGTCTTCAACGATGAGTATGTTTGTGCGGTTCATCATGCGTTCAATACTATTCTGAAACGTGTACGCTCATCGCTTTCAATTGTGATCCGACCGTCGTGCAGCTCGATGATCCGCTTCGTTAGATATAGACCTATGCCGCTTTGACCTTTTTTCGAGAAGAATGGAGTGAAAATGTCATTTTTTATTGAAGGTTCGATTCCCTTGCCGTCGTCGGTGCATACTAAGTGAATTTCCCGACCCTTCCTATTTGCGGTGACTTCGATCTTCTTTGCCCCGGCCTCAATGCTGTTGTTTATTATATTAGAAATGGCGGTTACCAGCAACGAACGATTGCCGTGACAGATGAGTCGTGGTTCGACATCTGCTATGATTTTCACTGAACTTGTTTTGAGCGCGTGATCGAGCAGGGCGATAGATTCTCTTACCAGTTCGCTCACTTCGATCTCCTCTTTCTTGATCTCCCGTGTTCCAAGCAGGCGTAATGAATCCATTATCGATCTCATTCTTGCTGTCTCGTCCAGTAATACACCTTTATTTTCTTTGTCCATGCCGTCGGCCAGCAATGAGAGGGTGTTTAGTGAGTTTCTGAATTCATGGGCGAAGCCAGTTGACAGTGCGCCGACTTCCTTTAGCCGGTTTATTTCCCGTTCCTTCATCAACCTGAAACGCTCGGATTTCGTGTAACTGATAAGCAGAACAGCCTCCAGTAATATGAAGACGAGCACGGTGAGGAGAAGGAAGATGTTATTGGTTCGTTGTATTCTTGTCAGTGA
Encoded proteins:
- a CDS encoding ATP-binding protein, encoding MKVRNLILIFIFACALIFALLTVLFTNRSLERTFRESSTNSFYLLSSMVDYLFKQEKEIETTVIQNLRDRIIETGFDQTQLLQTQRDEEIKGIWIIQGKRITGATEFTGTESEIINFYRRNLQGKNANTLIFLDDKPFFLVNTTDRATDFLLLAEASGIYGIEIEQILDSLITSSNLRYFAILDKENTPVLFSTLYENFLPLRGPGYHTIGTPEGNIFQIEDFDSDYRIVAGFDMESLTRIQRTNNIFLLLTVLVFILLEAVLLISYTKSERFRLMKEREINRLKEVGALSTGFAHEFRNSLNTLSLLADGMDKENKGVLLDETARMRSIMDSLRLLGTREIKKEEIEVSELVRESIALLDHALKTSSVKIIADVEPRLICHGNRSLLVTAISNIINNSIEAGAKKIEVTANRKGREIHLVCTDDGKGIEPSIKNDIFTPFFSKKGQSGIGLYLTKRIIELHDGRITIESDERTRFRIVLNA